A stretch of Salvelinus alpinus chromosome 4, SLU_Salpinus.1, whole genome shotgun sequence DNA encodes these proteins:
- the LOC139573351 gene encoding inhibitor of growth protein 4-like isoform X3 translates to MAAGMYLEHYLDSIENLPFELQRNFNLMRDLDQRTEDLKGQIDSLAKDYTSNARTLSSEQKLTILRQIQQSYSKSKEFGDDKVQLAMQTYEMVDKHIRRLDTDLARFEADLKEKQIESTDYDSTSSKGKKSESRGLKEKKVAKTRSKVKSSDEDGSPKSAQKKVKLLQPGEFTAPAANFGNVHPSDVLDMPVDPNEPTYCLCHQVSYGEMIGCDNTDCSIEWFHFACVGLTTKPRGKWDVCPC, encoded by the exons ATGGCGGCGGGAATGTATTTGGAACACTATTTGGACA GCATAGAGAACCTGCCATTTGAACTGCAGAGGAACTTCAATTTGATGAGGGACTTGGATCAACGTACAGAGG ATCTAAAGGGGCAGATAGACTCCCTGGCAAAGGATTACACATCCAATGCCAGGACCCTCTCGTCTGAACAGAAGCTTACTATTCTGAGGCAGATCCAACAATCGTACAGCAAAAGCAAGGAGTTTGGGGATGACAAAGTGCAACTGGCTATGCAGACTTATGAGATG GTGGACAAGCACATCCGGAGACTGGACACAGACCTGGCACGCTTTGAGGCCGACCTGAAGGAGAAGCAGATAGAGAGCACAGACTATGATTCCACCTCCAGTAAGGGAAAGAAAA GTGAGTCCAGGGGGCTGAAAGAGAAGAAGGTGGCTAAAACTCGGTCTAAAGTGAAGAGCTCCGATGAAGATGGCAGTCCGAAGAGTGCACAGAAGAAAGTCAAACTTCTCCAGCC GGGGGAGTTCACTGCTCCAGCTGCTAACTTTGGGAACGTGCATCCCTCTGACGTGCTGGACATGCCAGTGGACCCCAATGAGCCCACCTACTGCCTGTGTCACCAGGTGTCCTATGGAGAGATGATTGGCTGTGACAACACAGAT TGTTCCATCGAGTGGTTCCACTTTGCCTGCGTGGGCCTGACGACGAAACCAAGAGGGAAATG GGATGTTTGTCCATGCTGA
- the LOC139573351 gene encoding inhibitor of growth protein 4-like isoform X2, whose product MAAGMYLEHYLDSIENLPFELQRNFNLMRDLDQRTEDLKGQIDSLAKDYTSNARTLSSEQKLTILRQIQQSYSKSKEFGDDKVQLAMQTYEMVDKHIRRLDTDLARFEADLKEKQIESTDYDSTSSKGKKSESRGLKEKKVAKTRSKVKSSDEDGSPKSAQKKVKLLQPGEFTAPAANFGNVHPSDVLDMPVDPNEPTYCLCHQVSYGEMIGCDNTDCSIEWFHFACVGLTTKPRGKWYCPRCSQDRKRK is encoded by the exons ATGGCGGCGGGAATGTATTTGGAACACTATTTGGACA GCATAGAGAACCTGCCATTTGAACTGCAGAGGAACTTCAATTTGATGAGGGACTTGGATCAACGTACAGAGG ATCTAAAGGGGCAGATAGACTCCCTGGCAAAGGATTACACATCCAATGCCAGGACCCTCTCGTCTGAACAGAAGCTTACTATTCTGAGGCAGATCCAACAATCGTACAGCAAAAGCAAGGAGTTTGGGGATGACAAAGTGCAACTGGCTATGCAGACTTATGAGATG GTGGACAAGCACATCCGGAGACTGGACACAGACCTGGCACGCTTTGAGGCCGACCTGAAGGAGAAGCAGATAGAGAGCACAGACTATGATTCCACCTCCAGTAAGGGAAAGAAAA GTGAGTCCAGGGGGCTGAAAGAGAAGAAGGTGGCTAAAACTCGGTCTAAAGTGAAGAGCTCCGATGAAGATGGCAGTCCGAAGAGTGCACAGAAGAAAGTCAAACTTCTCCAGCC GGGGGAGTTCACTGCTCCAGCTGCTAACTTTGGGAACGTGCATCCCTCTGACGTGCTGGACATGCCAGTGGACCCCAATGAGCCCACCTACTGCCTGTGTCACCAGGTGTCCTATGGAGAGATGATTGGCTGTGACAACACAGAT TGTTCCATCGAGTGGTTCCACTTTGCCTGCGTGGGCCTGACGACGAAACCAAGAGGGAAATG GTATTGTCCACGCTGCTCtcaagacagaaagagaaagtaa
- the LOC139573351 gene encoding inhibitor of growth protein 4-like isoform X1 — MAAGMYLEHYLDSIENLPFELQRNFNLMRDLDQRTEDLKGQIDSLAKDYTSNARTLSSEQKLTILRQIQQSYSKSKEFGDDKVQLAMQTYEMVDKHIRRLDTDLARFEADLKEKQIESTDYDSTSSKGKKSESRGLKEKKVAKTRSKVKSSDEDGSPKSAQKKVKLLQPGEFTAPAANFGNVHPSDVLDMPVDPNEPTYCLCHQVSYGEMIGCDNTDCSIEWFHFACVGLTTKPRGKCKPRPRDSLSVGAIHFYEQGGVPNKLAGIVHAALKTERESKPLR, encoded by the exons ATGGCGGCGGGAATGTATTTGGAACACTATTTGGACA GCATAGAGAACCTGCCATTTGAACTGCAGAGGAACTTCAATTTGATGAGGGACTTGGATCAACGTACAGAGG ATCTAAAGGGGCAGATAGACTCCCTGGCAAAGGATTACACATCCAATGCCAGGACCCTCTCGTCTGAACAGAAGCTTACTATTCTGAGGCAGATCCAACAATCGTACAGCAAAAGCAAGGAGTTTGGGGATGACAAAGTGCAACTGGCTATGCAGACTTATGAGATG GTGGACAAGCACATCCGGAGACTGGACACAGACCTGGCACGCTTTGAGGCCGACCTGAAGGAGAAGCAGATAGAGAGCACAGACTATGATTCCACCTCCAGTAAGGGAAAGAAAA GTGAGTCCAGGGGGCTGAAAGAGAAGAAGGTGGCTAAAACTCGGTCTAAAGTGAAGAGCTCCGATGAAGATGGCAGTCCGAAGAGTGCACAGAAGAAAGTCAAACTTCTCCAGCC GGGGGAGTTCACTGCTCCAGCTGCTAACTTTGGGAACGTGCATCCCTCTGACGTGCTGGACATGCCAGTGGACCCCAATGAGCCCACCTACTGCCTGTGTCACCAGGTGTCCTATGGAGAGATGATTGGCTGTGACAACACAGAT TGTTCCATCGAGTGGTTCCACTTTGCCTGCGTGGGCCTGACGACGAAACCAAGAGGGAAATG caagccacggccacgtgactcactgtctgtaggagcgatccatttttatgaacagggtggtgtacctaataaactggccg GTATTGTCCACGCTGCTCtcaagacagaaagagaaagtaaGCCCCTAAGGTAG